The following are encoded together in the Xanthomonas sacchari genome:
- a CDS encoding protease modulator HflC: MKLSLWAGIAVVALFALLSSVFVVPEDKAAMVLNLGRVVRADLKPGLHFKVPLVESVRMFDRRFQVIDTNPARYFTAEQKDVSVSFFAIGYISDVRAFFRATQGGDEKVANTLLAPIITDSLRNQINSRTLQQLVSGDRSELIAKQLVAINAASKTLGMQIVDLRIKQIDLPTDSQVINDVYERMRAQRKQEAAKLRAEGEEQALTIRAQADRESTVLVAEAERDAQKLRGEGDAEAASVYGKAGSADPSFYAFYRSLEAYRGGMADGNGVIVLDKNDPFLQYLKSER; the protein is encoded by the coding sequence ATGAAACTGTCATTGTGGGCGGGCATTGCCGTCGTCGCGCTCTTCGCGCTGCTCAGCTCGGTGTTCGTGGTGCCCGAGGACAAGGCGGCGATGGTGCTGAACCTGGGCCGCGTGGTGCGTGCCGACCTCAAGCCGGGCCTGCACTTTAAGGTGCCGCTGGTCGAGTCGGTGCGCATGTTCGACCGCCGCTTCCAGGTGATCGACACCAATCCCGCGCGCTACTTCACTGCCGAGCAGAAGGACGTCAGCGTCAGCTTCTTCGCCATCGGCTACATCTCCGACGTGCGCGCCTTCTTCCGCGCCACCCAGGGCGGCGACGAGAAGGTGGCCAACACGCTGCTGGCGCCGATCATCACCGATTCGCTGCGCAACCAGATCAACTCGCGCACCCTGCAGCAGTTGGTGTCCGGCGACCGCAGCGAGCTGATCGCCAAGCAACTGGTGGCGATCAACGCGGCGAGCAAGACCCTGGGTATGCAGATCGTCGACCTGCGCATCAAGCAGATCGACCTGCCGACCGACAGCCAGGTGATCAACGACGTGTACGAGCGCATGCGCGCGCAGCGCAAGCAGGAAGCGGCCAAGCTGCGTGCCGAAGGCGAGGAGCAGGCACTGACCATCCGCGCCCAGGCCGACCGCGAGAGCACCGTGCTGGTCGCCGAGGCCGAGCGCGACGCGCAGAAGCTGCGCGGCGAAGGCGATGCCGAGGCCGCCAGCGTGTACGGCAAGGCCGGCTCCGCCGACCCGTCGTTCTACGCCTTCTACCGCAGCCTGGAGGCCTACCGCGGCGGCATGGCCGACGGCAACGGCGTGATCGTGCTCGACAAGAACGATCCGTTCCTGCAGTACCTCAAGAGCGAGCGCTGA
- a CDS encoding acryloyl-CoA reductase translates to MSVPAQFSAFRIHQDASGYHAGLVPLSLDQLSEGEVVIRAAWSSVNFKDALAGTGQGKILRRFPLVGGIDVAGHVVASRDPAFKEGDAVLVTGCGLSETRDGGYSEYVRLESRWVVPLPAGLSLRESMVLGTAGFTAALALLRLLDNRQTPAHGPLCVTGATGGVGSLAVDIFSRAGFEVHAVSGKAERAAQLQAWGASQVLGREALQTSRPLESVRFGGGLDNVGGAMLTSLLAQTAPYGNVASAGLAATAELDMTVMPFILRGVSLLGIGSAGTARDLRDRIWQHLGSDWKPRHLETICTREVDLAGLPEVFATMLAGQSFGRTVVRLDPSA, encoded by the coding sequence ATGTCCGTTCCCGCCCAGTTCTCCGCCTTCCGCATCCACCAGGACGCCAGCGGCTACCACGCCGGCCTCGTCCCGCTGTCGCTGGACCAGCTCAGCGAGGGCGAGGTGGTGATCCGCGCGGCCTGGTCGTCGGTGAACTTCAAGGACGCGCTGGCCGGCACCGGCCAGGGCAAGATCCTGCGCCGCTTCCCGCTGGTCGGCGGCATCGACGTGGCCGGGCACGTGGTCGCCTCCCGCGACCCGGCGTTCAAGGAAGGCGATGCGGTGCTGGTCACCGGCTGCGGCCTCAGCGAGACCCGCGACGGCGGCTACAGCGAATACGTGCGCCTGGAATCCAGGTGGGTGGTGCCGCTGCCGGCCGGGCTGAGCCTGCGCGAGAGCATGGTGCTGGGCACCGCCGGCTTCACCGCGGCGCTGGCGCTGCTGCGCCTGCTCGACAACCGCCAGACCCCGGCGCACGGCCCGCTGTGCGTGACCGGCGCCACCGGCGGGGTCGGCTCGCTGGCGGTCGACATCTTCAGCCGCGCCGGCTTCGAGGTGCATGCGGTCAGCGGCAAGGCCGAGCGCGCCGCGCAGCTCCAGGCCTGGGGCGCCAGCCAGGTGCTGGGCCGCGAGGCCCTGCAGACCAGCCGGCCGCTGGAATCGGTGCGCTTCGGCGGCGGCCTGGACAACGTGGGCGGGGCGATGCTGACCAGCCTGCTGGCGCAGACGGCGCCGTACGGCAACGTCGCCAGCGCCGGCCTGGCCGCGACCGCGGAGCTGGACATGACGGTGATGCCCTTCATCCTGCGCGGGGTGTCGCTGCTGGGCATCGGCTCGGCCGGCACCGCCCGCGACCTGCGCGACCGCATCTGGCAGCACCTGGGCAGCGACTGGAAGCCGCGCCACCTGGAGACGATCTGCACCCGCGAAGTGGACCTGGCCGGCCTGCCGGAGGTGTTCGCCACGATGCTGGCCGGGCAGTCGTTCGGGCGCACCGTGGTGCGGCTGGATCCAAGCGCGTAG
- the pilH gene encoding twitching motility response regulator PilH — protein sequence MARILIVDDSPSQLLGIQRIVEKLGHETITATDGAAGVEAAKAALPDLVLMDVVMPNLNGFQATRTLRREPTTQNIPVILVTTKDQDTDRMWGMRQGARAYITKPFSEDELYEVIERVFSGEDAP from the coding sequence ATGGCACGCATTCTGATCGTCGACGATTCGCCGTCGCAGTTGCTGGGCATCCAACGCATCGTGGAAAAGCTGGGGCACGAAACGATCACCGCCACCGACGGCGCGGCCGGCGTGGAAGCGGCCAAGGCGGCCTTGCCGGACCTGGTGCTGATGGACGTGGTGATGCCCAACCTCAACGGCTTCCAGGCCACCCGCACCCTGCGCCGCGAGCCGACCACGCAGAACATCCCGGTGATCCTGGTCACCACCAAGGACCAGGACACCGACCGCATGTGGGGCATGCGCCAGGGCGCCCGCGCCTACATCACCAAGCCGTTCTCCGAGGACGAGCTGTACGAGGTGATCGAGCGCGTGTTCAGTGGCGAGGATGCGCCTTAG
- the hflK gene encoding FtsH protease activity modulator HflK, with protein MAWNTPGGKGGDGPDNHGRGPWPPRGGNGGGKWGGLPGPLKDLFGDGDGGGIGRWVLGAVVLVLLFSSFQLIGEQQRGVVLRFGQFSRILQPGPNFKLPWPIETVRKVDATRIKTFDSQLPVLTGDENIVNVSLNVQYRVEDPRTYVFGARNADLVLEQAAQSAVREQIGRSDLNTVLNNRGPMAVAARERLQAALKAYHTGLIVTGLTLPDARPPEEVKSAFDEVNGAQQVKERLINEAQAYAAKVVPEARGQAARTRTVAEGYKEAAIARAQGDAERFTLLQQQYQNAPDVTRKRLWLETMQQVLAENRKVIGSDGRQLIYVPMPADSKAPAAATPPTPTTSLPTLPQEVLLPALNSSSAESVRNPERTPRPTGREEIQR; from the coding sequence ATGGCCTGGAACACACCTGGCGGCAAGGGCGGAGACGGCCCGGACAATCACGGGCGCGGTCCCTGGCCGCCGCGTGGCGGCAATGGGGGAGGCAAGTGGGGTGGGTTGCCCGGTCCGTTGAAGGACCTGTTCGGCGACGGCGACGGCGGCGGCATCGGCCGCTGGGTCCTGGGCGCGGTGGTGCTGGTGCTGCTGTTCAGCAGCTTCCAGTTGATCGGCGAGCAGCAGCGCGGCGTGGTGCTGCGGTTCGGCCAGTTCTCGCGGATCCTGCAGCCCGGCCCGAACTTCAAGTTGCCGTGGCCGATCGAGACCGTGCGCAAGGTCGACGCCACCCGCATCAAGACCTTCGACAGCCAGTTGCCGGTGCTGACCGGCGACGAGAACATCGTCAACGTCTCGCTCAACGTGCAGTACCGGGTCGAGGACCCGCGCACCTACGTGTTCGGTGCGCGCAACGCCGACCTGGTGCTGGAGCAGGCCGCGCAGAGCGCGGTGCGCGAGCAGATCGGCCGCTCGGATCTCAACACGGTGCTCAACAACCGCGGGCCGATGGCGGTGGCCGCGCGCGAGCGCCTGCAGGCCGCGCTGAAGGCCTATCACACCGGCCTGATCGTGACCGGCCTGACCCTGCCCGACGCGCGTCCGCCGGAGGAGGTGAAGTCGGCCTTCGACGAGGTCAACGGCGCCCAGCAGGTCAAGGAGCGGCTGATCAACGAGGCCCAGGCCTACGCCGCCAAGGTGGTGCCGGAGGCACGTGGCCAGGCGGCGCGCACCCGTACCGTGGCCGAAGGCTACAAGGAAGCGGCGATCGCCCGCGCCCAAGGCGACGCCGAGCGCTTCACCCTGCTGCAGCAGCAGTACCAGAACGCGCCGGACGTCACCCGCAAGCGGCTCTGGCTGGAGACCATGCAGCAGGTGCTGGCGGAAAACCGCAAGGTCATCGGCAGCGACGGCCGCCAGCTGATCTATGTGCCGATGCCGGCCGACAGCAAGGCGCCGGCGGCGGCGACCCCGCCGACGCCCACCACGTCGCTGCCGACGTTGCCGCAGGAGGTGTTGCTGCCGGCCTTGAACAGCTCGTCGGCCGAAAGTGTCCGCAACCCGGAGCGCACGCCGCGCCCGACCGGCCGTGAGGAGATCCAGCGATGA